In Lolium rigidum isolate FL_2022 chromosome 7, APGP_CSIRO_Lrig_0.1, whole genome shotgun sequence, the DNA window GGGCCATTGCCACATTTTGATTTTGGCCCATTGACCTTGTCACTTCCAAAGCTAACAACATGCTACGACACATTCAACAAGAACAGACGAATCGTCCGCTCAAAAGAAAATGACGGatctatgaagtcaatcatgcgtCCTGGTAGAACTTGATGGCCATGTCGTGCTTGTACACCTGGCCGGGCCTGACGATCGACGACGGGAACTCGGGGTGGTTCACGGCGTCAGGGTATGCCTGCGTCTCCAGGCACAGCGCGCCGTACTGCCCGTAAACCTTGCCGTTTTTCCCCTTCTCGTTGATGACCCAGTTGGAGGTGTAGAGCTGCACGCCGGGCTGGTTAGCCCACACCTCCATGCCCCGGCCGGACTTGGGGTCCTCGACGCGCGCCACCTGCCGGAACGCGTCCTGCTCCCCGTTCACGACGAAGTTGAGGTcgtacccgccgccgccgcccgggacgATGTCCATGTGCTCGCCGACGGGCGTCGGCTGCAGGAAGTCGTAGATGGTGCCGGCCACGGGCTCGATCTGGCCCGTCGGGATCATGGCGTCGACGGTCGTGTAGCTCGACGCGAGGATCTGGAGCTCCTGCTGGAGGACGTCGCCGCTGTCATGGCCGGCGAGGTTCCAGTACGCGTGGTTCGCGAGGTTCACCGGCGTCGCCTTGGTCGTGGCCGTCGCGTTCATGCTGATGCTCAGCTCGTACGGGCTGGAGAGCCGGTACGTCGCGTACACGTCCAGGTCGCCCGGGAACCCTGCGTCAGTCCCGATGATCCGCGGAAGCAAGTGCAAGTCAGCTATACAGTACGGCTCAATTGTTTTCTAAACAGTGGATATGTTGTTGCAAATTTGACTTCATCGAATTTTATACAGATGTGTCAGTGTCATGAAGCTCATTTAATCAAAGTGCAAGAGTCTATTATAGAATGTGGGCATGTGCATCGATTTTACCTTGCTCTCCGTCGAAGCTGTGGTAGAAGAAGGTGATGTACGGGGAGTCGCCACCGCTCACGTACTCTTTCACCGTCCAAATGACCTTGCCGAAACCCCTGTGGCCGCCTAAACAAAGAGCGACAAGATAATTTAAACTCTACTACTAGTAAACTATTTGAGTGTGTCGGACAGTCAAACCATGCATAATGCATTGGAAAAAAGAGTTAAGGTGAAATATGTACTCCTTTCGTCCATAAAAGTAGGTCTCGATTTTATCTAAATTTATATCTATCTACGTACTAAAACATGTTTAGATACTTGTATATTTTGATAAAGTTAAGACATCattttagaacggagggagtagcatactCCACTCCATTCACAATTACCTTTGTCAAGGTTTGATTTTGTAATTGCGATTAAATATATAAGAAAAATTGTTAACATCTAATCCCTCCGGTATGAAAAGATCGACGCGGAGCAAGCCATCGCTAGCGTATAACTATGGTATGGGTTGCATCGATTAAATACGACCCGAGGTAGTAAAATATAATATCAATATTAGTAGAATTATCAAAAAatgtattttcatattatataaaTTTGGTATTGTGAATAGGTCATCTTTTGATACATATTCAGTCAAACTTAATAAAGTTGACTTGGACTGTAGCCACGACATGGTAGTACCGTGAATGGTAAACTATCTCAGCGCATCTAAGTCAAACCAAGCATATGCATTGGGGGAAAAGAGTTGAAGTGAAATATGTAGCATACCGTGGATGGAGTTGTTGCCGTCGTTAGGGAAGAGACGGTAGGCTTTCCCGTCGAGCACGAAGCGGGACTTGAAGATTCTGTTGGCCACGCGCCCAACCGTCGATCCGAATGCTTGAGTGCCATTCTGATCAGAAAGGTGCATAAAACATTCTTAGATTATTTGTTTGGGTCATTCTAACATAACTAACTCGAAACCCTTCTTGCTTGATTGCCAGCAAGAGGAACATTTCGTAACAGAGTTAATAAATGTGTAGTAATGCAGAGGAATTCGTGATCTTACAACGTATTCGGCGATGGTATCGTACCCAAGGATAACATCGGCCACGTTTCCTACAAGAACATTTCAGCTCTTGATGAACAAGCCAAAGGATCTTGGTCTGctgaaagcaagaagaaagcggccATGGCCATACCTTTGCAGTCAGGGACAAAGACAGAGACGAGGGTGGCTCCCCAGTTGGTGACCTTGATGGAGAAGTCCCCCTTCTTGTTCTTGAGCTCGTAGAAACCGACCGGCTTCCGGGCAGCATCCGCGCCGCCGGCCAGCGCAAGGCACACCAGCAAGGCAACAGGAAGCAGTGCCCCTCCCGCCATTGTTGGGCAGCAATACCAACGACTGGTATGCACGTTGCGAAAAGTAGAGGACGGTCTGGCTACTCCAGCATGTAGCTAGTCGCATATGTATAGTGAGGCCATAACAGATGATGACTTGTATCATGTCAGATTCTTCTACAGGTCGTACATGAGAAAGTCAAATCTCTCCATTTGAGCTTCTCTAATCCAAACTATTCCTTCGAGGCCAGACTTCAGACTCTCTATTTCTTGGTTtcacatctccatctccatctatcTTGTATCTTGTGATTGTGAAGACGCTCGATAGTCCTTTCCcgaccccaaccctagccgcctcccgccgccgccgccggcagcgccgccggggcaaagacctcggGGCGTGCCGGCGACGGGGGCCTTCCCTCGTGACGCATCGGGGACGGCGGCCATGGAGTCTctctcgcgcggcggcggcggccctcccgccCCCCAGGGCGGCAGTggtctgatgaagatggaggggtgacggcggccctcccgcctcccgcatgggtggacgggggcggtggCCATAGCCTGTGttgcggcctccccgcctcccatcgtcggcacgccggtggtggctggtggtggcggaCAGCGCCTTttcctccgcctctcgccggtgagaggcgatgatcttgggcttctcccacggtacgaggtcgcccggggcagcagacttgggttcgacggtggaggcggccttcttcttcgctggAGGAGGccggctggttgctggggtggcggatcacgagatccctctaccccggcgattgcggtgacccagcataccactacatgttgtagtatacaagtcgttgatatgatcttcgtgaagggacttcttcacaattgtcatatccctcagagtggtacaacagaaacattgcaggtcataacactccagatattattacaaacatagtcttaacaagttggtattctcacaggtccgatgagaacaccctaagatattaCTTAAATACTATTACAACTCACATATAGATGAAAGAGAGCTCAtcaacttatttaagtaagttctacgctgctcggctctatgatactaaagtatgtcactactcctccgcctcattttcgtcgggcccgtagactatcccatagtctacgccttccactcctccgatcagatcaggttcttcatagaccagctcgtagcatcCTTCCGGCGCTCCGTCGTTGGCCTCCACTTCcccatcacagtctagcaagggtgtcgaaagaaagtgagtacagaggtactcagcaagtttaaaagagtaaaaggtgtttgatgcactagctatacTAGCTATGACcgttgatcaggaaatctcaggtcaatgcatgtttcgaaaacatttcttcaaaagattgattttattctgaaaaactatgcccgccagtcttcacaggttgaccagaacttcatggagttcctttcctgccgcgttcttaGTTCCCTTCCCTGaactgggagtgacaagccacaattttatATACTCTGCAgatgtgcgttacttttcccataagagaccttatcctttctGCCAGCCGCAGGAacttgtccccgtccacacttccttggtgtgaggccagaaataagatccaagcccacaccaccATCTCGGCGACCTCGCAGAcctacccttttgtaagtctatcatgccctttatctatggagagaccgacccaggcatttgttctcacctttaccattaaggtagatacagctggcttccctagagccattatagatcttatggtcaacgtgaaatgtacggcgctagaatcactagaaggcattggtgattagtcctaaataaatagaacccttgcaatggaacctccaccatgtcaacacataccatggttccactgcccgccacatagtcatattcataattggaaaagtaacatttcattttcaatgcaggaatgataagtatatagatttgcggtaaattgatagaaatactcaagatgacatgagcaagggtgaacttgcctgtgaactgcgagatagtgcagttcaatgcagtggatggaacctggacctcgggttctgtaaagaagcatcattttccagtaaggacaatgttataaaatccaaataatgcatgcatggatgtattattttatgttgaatcccttaccccaatattttattaagatttagggttgaattaagattttatgcctttggcagtaatttgcaattactTTTAAGTTATAAAATCACTTTCATTTTAGAAAGGAAAGAATTTAAAAGTAATAAAATTTTCCTTTtgaaaaatatttatttcaaaaataatttgaaataatagagttttctctatatttttggaataagaataatagaatattttcctttggaaaatatctttcttaaaaaaatgacttggaataatagaaattccttttgaaatatttgaaaacaaatatttggactcatttgaaatttttcctttattttttaaatacaaggaaaattacaaattaaAACTTCcaagtttgaatttttttaaatccaaaatttgaatttgttttctaaattgtatttcttattttattcttattaagaataatttttctttCACTAATCCGATTTTTATTAGATTTTTAAAGGTATATATTATTATTTAAAATTTGGTTAAATTCTAGGGCTATTTTCAAATACAAAATGACTAAAATAACCccctggcccaattgggccagcccacctatTTGGCCCATTTGGACAGCCCATTAAGGCCTGCCCAAAAACGGTTCGGTGGAACCGAATTGGtccggcccacctcactcactcactcactccTCTCTCTCACGAAACCCTAGCGCTCTGGCAATACGTGTGGCGACcgtgtcgccgccatggccgccgccatgcTCCGGCCAAGTCCGGCCGCCCCTGACCTCGACACCAACACCGCCTGAACCGCCGCCTGAAGTTCTAACGATCTATCCGCATGGTTTCGTTGATTCATTCCTTCCTCTTCCGGATCGCCTCGAGGCCAGATCTGGAAACGAATCGCCTCCGGCgattggtggtctccggcgagctgtAGACCTCGTCGTCAACGCTAGCGTGCTCCTGGGACTGTCCTGGTGCGGGTGTTGTGTTGGtagcgcctgtgccgtcgtcccCAGGGTGTTCTGCTGTTGTAgagctcgtcggcgtaacgtcggcgtcctccctggatttgcagctgttacggccgcgcgggcactgcctcgccatgccgtagcttctgcttccaggcgcgaGTAAGCTTCTCTTCGGCTCCTCCTTCTTATCATCATGTCTGTCCGCCCCCATGCTACtgtgcttcttctacctctggctccCAGGCTTCCgatgatccaatgatcatacAGGGCCTTGCTGTTATTGCCTATGTTTTCTGCGCCTCCTCTCTGCAAGACCTGGCCGATTAACCAAGCTCTAGTTATTGGCCAAGTGTGTTCTGCTTGCTGTTCATGGCCATTGTTGCCTTTTCACTGCTTCTGCCATGCTATTCCATGCTCATCATGCTATACCATGCTACCTAGGCTTACTGGTGTGCCTTGCTTGATTGTCTAGGTATTTTTCTATGCATTACTGTGACACTTGTGATGCATGTGAGGTGTTTCTGTGCCTTCTGTATGATCCAATGATTCATTGGATGAGTAAATCCCGATGACTAGACTCTCTATGATGCTTGATTTGatttaattgatccatttgatcaattaaatgtcagtggcTAGTTACTGATGGATTCCTTTGCTTAATAGATGGTTTGCTTGCTGATGCTGCTACTCCTGCATACTTATACTACTATGTGTGTGTGATGTTGCCATTCATAGCTCCCTGGACTTAATCCAGTAGCTAGGATGTAAAGGCACATCTTTGGTGTTGCCTTACATTGCTGCTACTATATGCTTGTTGCATGGATTAGTTATGTATTCATGCCTGGATGAATTATTTATTGATGAACTGCTGATGCAGTGTTGATTAAATGACTTGCTAAGCATGATTTGATATTCCCATGATCAATTGGGAAATAAAtgaagtctgaatccattactggataaTGATGACTTAATGCTTCGCTTTAATTTGGAtggttttgtgtttgttgtgacctcagtagcattGCTACTGACTGCTTCCTCACAcaattggttggatcttgttggctactcatctttgcttgcatagttGGGAATCATAATTAATATGAATGCCATTATGCTTTCCTGTGAAGAAAATCTAGGGTTTTcctgatggttacttgcttaggatCTCACTGGGTAGTCCTTGGTAGCTACTATTCCTAGTAATCCATCTACTGGTTCTATCTGTGCATGTATGCTTGCTTGTGTGCACATCTGTGCATGTATCCTAGTTTATATGCACATGATTTGTATCTGGATGGCCCTAGCTCTAGTGGTTTTCCTCTcctgccagtgatccttggtgaaaaccaagtgatgataaccccttgagcatctgctcactCCCATGACCTGTGTCATGAATAaataatggattggatccactggatccactccaggaactaggtataccttgttccagctcctagaaagaaa includes these proteins:
- the LOC124671916 gene encoding galactose mutarotase-like, with protein sequence MAGGALLPVALLVCLALAGGADAARKPVGFYELKNKKGDFSIKVTNWGATLVSVFVPDCKGNVADVILGYDTIAEYVNGTQAFGSTVGRVANRIFKSRFVLDGKAYRLFPNDGNNSIHGGHRGFGKVIWTVKEYVSGGDSPYITFFYHSFDGEQGFPGDLDVYATYRLSSPYELSISMNATATTKATPVNLANHAYWNLAGHDSGDVLQQELQILASSYTTVDAMIPTGQIEPVAGTIYDFLQPTPVGEHMDIVPGGGGGYDLNFVVNGEQDAFRQVARVEDPKSGRGMEVWANQPGVQLYTSNWVINEKGKNGKVYGQYGALCLETQAYPDAVNHPEFPSSIVRPGQVYKHDMAIKFYQDA